One segment of Rosa chinensis cultivar Old Blush chromosome 6, RchiOBHm-V2, whole genome shotgun sequence DNA contains the following:
- the LOC121050103 gene encoding uncharacterized protein LOC121050103 isoform X3 — protein MPENAKEPVEVKRSKAKLHSLVDEAGGLDQILVKHKSRLEKEKVAAAQQPEDRTRFSVTRKQARERELQEQWGGLGLGNSMKPHQSKLELDKAAWIKAGQEEKRQAVGFSG, from the exons ATGCCAGAAAATGCAA AAGAACCTGTTGAAGTGAAGAGAAGTAAGGCAAAGCTGCATTCGCTTGTGGATGAAGCAGGTGGTTTGGACCAAATTTTGGTTAAACATAAATCAAGACTTGAGAAAGAAAAGGTGGCTGCTGCTCAGCAACCAGAGGACCGGACTAGATTCTCTGTGACTCGAAAACAAGCAAGGGAGAGAGAACTACAAGAACAATGGGGAGGTCTAGGCTTAGGAAACTCCATGAAGCCACATCAATCGAAACTTGAACTGGATAAG GCTGCTTGGATTAAAGCTGGACAAGAGGAAAAGAGGCAAGCTGTGGGATTCTCAGGTTAA
- the LOC121050103 gene encoding uncharacterized protein LOC121050103 isoform X2 produces MQLGAEEPVEVKRSKAKLHSLVDEAGGLDQILVKHKSRLEKEKVAAAQQPEDRTRFSVTRKQARERELQEQWGGLGLGNSMKPHQSKLELDKAAWIKAGQEEKRQAVGFSG; encoded by the exons ATGCAA CTTGGTGCAGAAGAACCTGTTGAAGTGAAGAGAAGTAAGGCAAAGCTGCATTCGCTTGTGGATGAAGCAGGTGGTTTGGACCAAATTTTGGTTAAACATAAATCAAGACTTGAGAAAGAAAAGGTGGCTGCTGCTCAGCAACCAGAGGACCGGACTAGATTCTCTGTGACTCGAAAACAAGCAAGGGAGAGAGAACTACAAGAACAATGGGGAGGTCTAGGCTTAGGAAACTCCATGAAGCCACATCAATCGAAACTTGAACTGGATAAG GCTGCTTGGATTAAAGCTGGACAAGAGGAAAAGAGGCAAGCTGTGGGATTCTCAGGTTAA
- the LOC121050103 gene encoding uncharacterized protein LOC121050103 isoform X1, which translates to MKMKLGAEEPVEVKRSKAKLHSLVDEAGGLDQILVKHKSRLEKEKVAAAQQPEDRTRFSVTRKQARERELQEQWGGLGLGNSMKPHQSKLELDKAAWIKAGQEEKRQAVGFSG; encoded by the exons ATGAAGATGAAGCTTGGTGCAGAAGAACCTGTTGAAGTGAAGAGAAGTAAGGCAAAGCTGCATTCGCTTGTGGATGAAGCAGGTGGTTTGGACCAAATTTTGGTTAAACATAAATCAAGACTTGAGAAAGAAAAGGTGGCTGCTGCTCAGCAACCAGAGGACCGGACTAGATTCTCTGTGACTCGAAAACAAGCAAGGGAGAGAGAACTACAAGAACAATGGGGAGGTCTAGGCTTAGGAAACTCCATGAAGCCACATCAATCGAAACTTGAACTGGATAAG GCTGCTTGGATTAAAGCTGGACAAGAGGAAAAGAGGCAAGCTGTGGGATTCTCAGGTTAA
- the LOC112172670 gene encoding mediator of RNA polymerase II transcription subunit 28, protein MAEREQQHQSDAQMQSPKDEMVACVMALEAALLPCLPARELQAIDRSPHPSHQIDVERHARDFMEAAKKLQLYFIGLQLEDLPTNAEKLRKEIAVMEEELKVKNEIIKKNERLIQGWKKELKDQLDRHNTELEKV, encoded by the exons ATGGCTGAGAGAGAACAGCAGCACCAAAGTGATGCACAGATGCAATCTCCAAAGGATGAGATGGTGGCATGTGTGATGGCATTGGAGGCTGCTTTGCTTCCATGCTTGCCTGCCAGAGAGCTTCAAGCAATAGACCGCTCGCCGCACCCGTCTCATCAGA TTGATGTTGAGAGACATGCCAGAGATTTTATGGAAGCTGCCAAAAAGCTTCAGCTCTATTTTATTGGTCTGCAACTTGAGGATCTGCCCACGAATGCTGAAAAACTCAGAAAG GAGATTGCTGTGATGGAAGAGGAGTTGAAGGTAAAGAATGAGATTATCAAGAAGAATGAAAGGTtaatccaagggtggaaaaaGGAGCTGAAAGACCAATTGGACAGACACAATACTGAGCTCGAGAAAGTGTAG